A stretch of Lactuca sativa cultivar Salinas chromosome 6, Lsat_Salinas_v11, whole genome shotgun sequence DNA encodes these proteins:
- the LOC111908807 gene encoding putative receptor protein kinase ZmPK1, with the protein MFFIIPLLITLYSSLFTSSSQANALSKGLSISVDHEHDNLVSLNGLFTAGFYKVGINAYCFSIWFTEPHAKHENPTVVWMANRDIPVNGKHSKLSLHDDGNLVLEDADHSIVWSTETKSTNGSLNLKLEDTGNLVLHQLNGVPGMLWQSFDYPTDTLLHDQLFTKDSQLVSSRSTSNFSSGFFRLYFENNNILSLLYNGPEITSVYWPPPYMKTWEAGRSTFNSSRIAKLDSEGKFNSSDDFGFFVSDFGIRRNRIMKLDSDGNIRVYSLVDQKGRKKWEVQWQAFSSPCKIHGVCGPNSLCTYSQEHGRKCECVHGYKKKNQSDWAYGCEPKFKPCEQGEKDYIELHHVEFYGYDMRFLQNRTLEACKQDCLNDCNCKGFQFKFDTNFYNCYLKNLLYNGYQLGFEHSIYIKLPQNLVSSFQQALVNEIESNSSCPTHIIMPIPRSYERKHENGSLKVLRWFGMVIGVLEILLILIFIYISHKDSATSAKSYYPIASGFKRFTYAELKTATSNFKEEIGRGGAGVVYKGKLSDDRIAAIKVLKEVNHQGEVVFQAEISTIGRLNHMNLIETLGYCIEGKHRLVVYEYMENGSLATSLNSNKLNWGKKFDIAIGTAKGLAYLHEECLEWVLHCDVKPHNILLDADYNPKLADFGLSKLFDRGGNETSSFSRIRGTRGYMAPEWVFNLPITSKVDVYSYGVVILEMITGKSPVLQMVQLGGDSGRDQTLVEWVREKIREHIGSQNGTWIGEIVDSRTSGEYDKGMLINLVKVALQCAEEDRDARPSMSQVVNILLHPGSHDSHDMNEASVSSIYNKVSP; encoded by the coding sequence ATGTTTTTTATTATTCCACTTCTGATAACCCTATACAGTTCACTCTTCACGTCATCTTCGCAGGCTAATGCCTTATCTAAAGGCTTATCAATCTCTGTTGATCACGAACATGATAATCTGGTCTCGCTAAATGGCCTTTTCACTGCCGGATTTTACAAGGTGGGCATCAACGCTTATTGCTTTTCCATATGGTTCACAGAGCCACATGCGAAACATGAGAATCCCACTGTAGTTTGGATGGCAAATCGAGACATACCAGTTAATGGAAAACACTCCAAACTTTCCCTCCACGACGATGGTAATCTTGTTTTAGAAGACGCAGATCATTCTATTGTTTGGTCCACAGAGACAAAATCCACCAATGGTTCACTCAATTTAAAACTTGAAGACACTGGAAATCTCGTTCTTCATCAACTTAATGGCGTTCCAGGCATGCTTTGGCAAAGCTTCGATTATCCTACAGATACACTTCTACATGATCAACTGTTCACCAAAGACTCACAACTCGTTTCTTCAAGAAGTACGTCAAATTTCTCTTCTGGGTTCTTTAGGCTCTATTTTGAGAACAACAATATTCTGAGTCTTCTTTACAATGGTCCTGAAATAACGAGTGTTTACTGGCCTCCACCTTATATGAAAACGTGGGAAGCGGGAAGATCCACTTTCAACAGCAGTAGAATTGCTAAACTCGATTCTGAAGGTAAGTTCAACTCATCTGACGATTTCGGGTTCTTTGTTTCTGATTTTGGCATAAGACGCAATAGAATAATGAAGCTTGATTCTGATGGTAATATTAGAGTTTATAGTCTTGTTGATCAGAAAGGACGAAAAAAGTGGGAGGTTCAGTGGCAAGCTTTTTCCAGTCCCTGCAAGATTCATGGCGTATGTGGACCAAATAGTCTTTGTACTTATTCTCAAGAACATGGGAGGAAATGTGAATGTGTACATGgatataagaaaaaaaatcaaagtgaTTGGGCCTATGGTTGTGAACCCAAATTTAAACCTTGCGAACAGGGAGAGAAAGATTACATTGAGCTTCATCATGTGGAGTTTTATGGTTACGATATGAGATTCCTTCAGAACAGAACCCTTGAAGCCTGCAAACAAGATTGTTTAAACGATTGCAACTGTAAAGGATTCCAATTCAAATTCGATACCAATTTCTATAATTGCTACCTGAAGAATCTGTTATACAACGGATATcaattgggttttgagcattcaatCTATATAAAGCTGCCACAAAACTTGGTATCATCTTTTCAACAAGCACTAGTCAATGAAATCGAATCCAACTCCAGTTGTCCGACACATATAATCATGCCCATTCCAAGATCTTACgagagaaaacatgaaaatggttCTCTAAAAGTTTTGCGATGGTTTGGCATGGTAATTGGAGTTCTTGAGATCCTCTTGATACTCATTTTCATTTATATATCTCACAAAGACTCGGCTACATCTGCAAAAAGCTACTACCCCATAGCATCAGGGTTCAAAAGATTCACATACGCTGAGCTGAAAACTGCAACAAGCAATTTCAAGGAAGAGATAGGGAGAGGTGGTGCTGGTGTGGTTTATAAAGGGAAATTATCTGATGATAGAATAGCCGCAATAAAGGTGTTAAAGGAGGTTAATCATCAAGGAGAAGTTGTTTTTCAAGCAGAAATAAGCACAATTGGAAGGCTAAATCATATGAATTTGATAGAGACTTTGGGTTATTGTATTGAAGGGAAACATAGGCTAGTGGTTTATGAGTATATGGAGAATGGGTCCTTAGCAACCAGCTTGAATTCTAACAAACTTAATTGGGGAAAAAAGTTCGATATAGCAATTGGTACTGCAAAAGGGCTTGCTTATTTACATGAAGAGTGTTTGGAATGGGTTTTACATTGTGATGTCAAACCCCATAACATTTTGTTAGATGCTGATTACAATCCAAAATTGGCTGATTTCGGGTTGTCCAAGCTGTTCGATAGAGGTGGGAATGAGACTTCAAGCTTTTCAAGGATTCGAGGTACACGAGGTTACATGGCTCCAGAATGGGTGTTCAATCTTCCGATCACCTCAAAAGTTGATGTCTATAGTTATGGAGTGGTGATACTGGAAATGATCACCGGAAAGAGCCCAGTACTACAAATGGTGCAACTAGGTGGTGATAGTGGTAGAGACCAAACGTTGGTTGAATGGGTGAGGGAGAAGATTCGTGAACATATTGGAAGCCAAAATGGAACATGGATTGGGGAAATTGTAGATAGTAGGACGAGTGGTGAATACGATAAGGGAATGTTGATTAATCTTGTGAAAGTTGCTTTACAATGTGCTGAAGAAGATAGAGATGCAAGACCTTCAATGAGCCAAGTAGTTAATATCCTTCTCCACCCTGGGAGTCATGATAGTCATGATAtgaatgaagcttcggtcagtagtATATATAACAAGGTATCACCATGA